Proteins encoded within one genomic window of Tigriopus californicus strain San Diego chromosome 12, Tcal_SD_v2.1, whole genome shotgun sequence:
- the LOC131891741 gene encoding uncharacterized protein LOC131891741 isoform X3: MTAVSNQEQAQDEASKPQRIQEKIKKFFIKYFFEGQKLSTDQAKAIENLREDSPWTERVLVKHRRLVGILIPLVFFQLCWWTLAIRWNYFQYFPDRYLLSITMIFGATIAGMTSEGGGAVAFPVMTLALGIKPAVARDFSLMIQSCGMTAAAFTIFWMKIKLEMRSVFFCSFGATFGMVLGLEMLDDLLSPPIKKLGFVCVWFSFAFSLYLLNRQHKRKTFDAIPDFGIWQTLVLIMTGFIGGIFSAIAGSGVDICSFSILSLLFRVSEKVATPTSVILMAINTCVGFYWRQLMTETGVEPEAWKFFAVCVPFVVFFAPFGSFISSHFHRQVLAFLIYILDTIALVSALIVIPITWQRGVLSGSLIAGGFLVFYCISKGGERLLKIQEEKEKRLLNNLAV, from the exons ATGACG GCTGTAAgtaaccaagagcaggctcAAGATGAAGCCTCCAAACCACAAAGGATCCAGGAGAAGATTAAAAAGTTCTTCATCAAGTACTTCTTCGAAG GGCAAAAATTGAGCACAGATCAAGCCAAAGCCATCGAGAACCTGCGCGAGGATTCGCCTTGGACCGAGAGGGTCCTGGTGAAGCATCGCCGTTTGGTCGGGATCCTCATCCCATTGGTGTTCTTCCAGCTGTGTTGGTGGACTCTGGCCATTCGCTGGAACTATTTCCAGTACTTTCCCGACCGATATCTTCTCTCTATCACCATGATCTTTGGTGCCACCATCGCAG GAATGACATCTGAAGGTGGAGGAGCTGTGGCCTTTCCAGTCATGACCTTGGCCTTGGGCATCAAACCAGCTGTGGCCCGAGATTTCTCCTTAATGATCCAATCTTGCGGAATGACGGCGGCGGCCTTCACCATCTTCTGGATGAAGATCAAGCTGGAAATGCGCTCTGTGTTCTTCTGCAGCTTTGGCGCTACGTTTGGCATGGTTCTGG GTCTGGAGATGTTGGATGATTTATTGTCGCCCCCAATTAAGAAGCTCGGCTTTGTTTGCGTTTGGTTCAGTTTCGCCTTTTCTTTGTACTTGTTGAATCGTCAACACAAGCGGAAGACGTTCGATGCCATCCCCGATTTTGGCATCTGGCAAACCTTGGTTTTGATCATGACTGGATTCATTGGTGGTATTTTCAGCGCTATTGCTGGGAGTGGTGTTGATATTTGCTCCTTCTCCATCTTGAGCCTGTTATTCCG GGTGAGCGAGAAAGTGGCCACGCCCACTTCCGTGATCCTCATGGCGATCAACACTTGTGTCG GCTTCTATTGGCGACAATTGATGACCGAAACCGGGGTGGAACCTGAGGCGTGGAAGTTCTTTGCTGTGTGCGTTCCTTTTGTGGTGTTTTTTGCTCCCTTTGGATCTTTTATTTCGTCGCATTTTCATCGACAAGTCCTGGCTTTTCTCATTTACATTCTGGACACAATTGCATTG GTCTCCGCTTTGATTGTGATCCCAATCACTTGGCAAAGAGGAGTCCTCAGTGGAAGTCTTATTGCTGGAGGCTTCCTCGTGTTCTATTGCATATCCAAAGGAGGTGAGAGACTCTTGAAGATCcaagaggaaaaggagaagCGACTCCTCAACAATTTGGCCGTTTGA
- the LOC131891741 gene encoding uncharacterized protein LOC131891741 isoform X1 — translation MRMKDNGVINDAFASSDSDESSRIRKRSNDVQINELIEQAVSNQEQAQDEASKPQRIQEKIKKFFIKYFFEGQKLSTDQAKAIENLREDSPWTERVLVKHRRLVGILIPLVFFQLCWWTLAIRWNYFQYFPDRYLLSITMIFGATIAGMTSEGGGAVAFPVMTLALGIKPAVARDFSLMIQSCGMTAAAFTIFWMKIKLEMRSVFFCSFGATFGMVLGLEMLDDLLSPPIKKLGFVCVWFSFAFSLYLLNRQHKRKTFDAIPDFGIWQTLVLIMTGFIGGIFSAIAGSGVDICSFSILSLLFRVSEKVATPTSVILMAINTCVGFYWRQLMTETGVEPEAWKFFAVCVPFVVFFAPFGSFISSHFHRQVLAFLIYILDTIALVSALIVIPITWQRGVLSGSLIAGGFLVFYCISKGGERLLKIQEEKEKRLLNNLAV, via the exons GCTGTAAgtaaccaagagcaggctcAAGATGAAGCCTCCAAACCACAAAGGATCCAGGAGAAGATTAAAAAGTTCTTCATCAAGTACTTCTTCGAAG GGCAAAAATTGAGCACAGATCAAGCCAAAGCCATCGAGAACCTGCGCGAGGATTCGCCTTGGACCGAGAGGGTCCTGGTGAAGCATCGCCGTTTGGTCGGGATCCTCATCCCATTGGTGTTCTTCCAGCTGTGTTGGTGGACTCTGGCCATTCGCTGGAACTATTTCCAGTACTTTCCCGACCGATATCTTCTCTCTATCACCATGATCTTTGGTGCCACCATCGCAG GAATGACATCTGAAGGTGGAGGAGCTGTGGCCTTTCCAGTCATGACCTTGGCCTTGGGCATCAAACCAGCTGTGGCCCGAGATTTCTCCTTAATGATCCAATCTTGCGGAATGACGGCGGCGGCCTTCACCATCTTCTGGATGAAGATCAAGCTGGAAATGCGCTCTGTGTTCTTCTGCAGCTTTGGCGCTACGTTTGGCATGGTTCTGG GTCTGGAGATGTTGGATGATTTATTGTCGCCCCCAATTAAGAAGCTCGGCTTTGTTTGCGTTTGGTTCAGTTTCGCCTTTTCTTTGTACTTGTTGAATCGTCAACACAAGCGGAAGACGTTCGATGCCATCCCCGATTTTGGCATCTGGCAAACCTTGGTTTTGATCATGACTGGATTCATTGGTGGTATTTTCAGCGCTATTGCTGGGAGTGGTGTTGATATTTGCTCCTTCTCCATCTTGAGCCTGTTATTCCG GGTGAGCGAGAAAGTGGCCACGCCCACTTCCGTGATCCTCATGGCGATCAACACTTGTGTCG GCTTCTATTGGCGACAATTGATGACCGAAACCGGGGTGGAACCTGAGGCGTGGAAGTTCTTTGCTGTGTGCGTTCCTTTTGTGGTGTTTTTTGCTCCCTTTGGATCTTTTATTTCGTCGCATTTTCATCGACAAGTCCTGGCTTTTCTCATTTACATTCTGGACACAATTGCATTG GTCTCCGCTTTGATTGTGATCCCAATCACTTGGCAAAGAGGAGTCCTCAGTGGAAGTCTTATTGCTGGAGGCTTCCTCGTGTTCTATTGCATATCCAAAGGAGGTGAGAGACTCTTGAAGATCcaagaggaaaaggagaagCGACTCCTCAACAATTTGGCCGTTTGA
- the LOC131891741 gene encoding uncharacterized protein LOC131891741 isoform X2 — translation MVNIVKVPSKSSLCSYQAVSNQEQAQDEASKPQRIQEKIKKFFIKYFFEGQKLSTDQAKAIENLREDSPWTERVLVKHRRLVGILIPLVFFQLCWWTLAIRWNYFQYFPDRYLLSITMIFGATIAGMTSEGGGAVAFPVMTLALGIKPAVARDFSLMIQSCGMTAAAFTIFWMKIKLEMRSVFFCSFGATFGMVLGLEMLDDLLSPPIKKLGFVCVWFSFAFSLYLLNRQHKRKTFDAIPDFGIWQTLVLIMTGFIGGIFSAIAGSGVDICSFSILSLLFRVSEKVATPTSVILMAINTCVGFYWRQLMTETGVEPEAWKFFAVCVPFVVFFAPFGSFISSHFHRQVLAFLIYILDTIALVSALIVIPITWQRGVLSGSLIAGGFLVFYCISKGGERLLKIQEEKEKRLLNNLAV, via the exons GCTGTAAgtaaccaagagcaggctcAAGATGAAGCCTCCAAACCACAAAGGATCCAGGAGAAGATTAAAAAGTTCTTCATCAAGTACTTCTTCGAAG GGCAAAAATTGAGCACAGATCAAGCCAAAGCCATCGAGAACCTGCGCGAGGATTCGCCTTGGACCGAGAGGGTCCTGGTGAAGCATCGCCGTTTGGTCGGGATCCTCATCCCATTGGTGTTCTTCCAGCTGTGTTGGTGGACTCTGGCCATTCGCTGGAACTATTTCCAGTACTTTCCCGACCGATATCTTCTCTCTATCACCATGATCTTTGGTGCCACCATCGCAG GAATGACATCTGAAGGTGGAGGAGCTGTGGCCTTTCCAGTCATGACCTTGGCCTTGGGCATCAAACCAGCTGTGGCCCGAGATTTCTCCTTAATGATCCAATCTTGCGGAATGACGGCGGCGGCCTTCACCATCTTCTGGATGAAGATCAAGCTGGAAATGCGCTCTGTGTTCTTCTGCAGCTTTGGCGCTACGTTTGGCATGGTTCTGG GTCTGGAGATGTTGGATGATTTATTGTCGCCCCCAATTAAGAAGCTCGGCTTTGTTTGCGTTTGGTTCAGTTTCGCCTTTTCTTTGTACTTGTTGAATCGTCAACACAAGCGGAAGACGTTCGATGCCATCCCCGATTTTGGCATCTGGCAAACCTTGGTTTTGATCATGACTGGATTCATTGGTGGTATTTTCAGCGCTATTGCTGGGAGTGGTGTTGATATTTGCTCCTTCTCCATCTTGAGCCTGTTATTCCG GGTGAGCGAGAAAGTGGCCACGCCCACTTCCGTGATCCTCATGGCGATCAACACTTGTGTCG GCTTCTATTGGCGACAATTGATGACCGAAACCGGGGTGGAACCTGAGGCGTGGAAGTTCTTTGCTGTGTGCGTTCCTTTTGTGGTGTTTTTTGCTCCCTTTGGATCTTTTATTTCGTCGCATTTTCATCGACAAGTCCTGGCTTTTCTCATTTACATTCTGGACACAATTGCATTG GTCTCCGCTTTGATTGTGATCCCAATCACTTGGCAAAGAGGAGTCCTCAGTGGAAGTCTTATTGCTGGAGGCTTCCTCGTGTTCTATTGCATATCCAAAGGAGGTGAGAGACTCTTGAAGATCcaagaggaaaaggagaagCGACTCCTCAACAATTTGGCCGTTTGA
- the LOC131891250 gene encoding uncharacterized protein LOC131891250 has product MAHRDEIQVLKASRRGFKAALTRARNVAESALEDFSVGDDPVLLENFICHWDERLHKYLNAEDQVICHLSSDVKDADPAVDEHTSAFIKAKSQVTGLSRDFDAIRLRNLTVPIQTSSGSNHGHGQTTPGLPRIDAKRPPVLQEDTDHKAFTRWRPLWNNYSRLTFLDQRDQAIQVGLFWECCSGGFLRIVNHSLGIRTDTGRPVKEILDLIEDHLRSLRNVHLDMRDLLAVRQKEGQDYTSFCNIIRELSDYADASKVTEDRLLIALLLQGMRNDSDKAKIMERNPNTFDEARRYILELETARKGARAFNLQQTSQAINSVDRSVHVTKSNYKKNGGKLGKWPEKKPLKKLDSEVCSLCGSSRKHSREDCPAGKTSCHGCGRLGHWKPVCQQKGDKKASSIHLRIASASSPNHGNRIDILVSPIGSNESTSLQFCADTSADVVIMGMNQFRNSNLCQMVPVDSHFDNTNISGVDGRPLDLFGTFKIDLSVDSIHQAQDVTVVVSPDLDDAYLSLDVCRELGIVGLDFPHPKISHVESCPSPDPEPHFCL; this is encoded by the exons ATGGCTCATAGGGATGAGATTCAGGTGCTGAAGGCCAGCCGTAGAGGCTTCAAGGCCGCCTTAACTAGAGCAAGGAATGTGGCTGAGTCGGCTCTTGAAGATTTCTCGGTGGGTGATGATCCAGTTCTATTGGAGAATTTCATTTGTCACTGGGATGAGCGTTtgcacaaatatttgaatgctGAAGATCAGGTGATCTGTCATCTTTCTTCCGATGTGAAGGATGCAGACCCGGCCGTGGACGAGCATACGTCAGCCTTTATTAAGGCAAAATCACAAGTAACCGGTTTATCGAGGGATTTTGATGCTATTCGGCTTAGGAATTTGACAGTTCCGATCCAGACGAGTTCAGGTTCTAATCATGGCCATGGTCAAACTACCCCCGGACTGCCCAGAATCGATGCCAAGAGGCCTCCGGTTCTTCAAGAGGATACTGACCACAAGGCTTTCACGCGGTGGCGTCCTTTGTGGAATAATTATTCCCGTCTCACATTTCTAGATCAGCGCGATCAGGCAATCCAAGTTGGACTCTTTTGGGAGTGTTGCAGTGGTGGATTTTTGAGAATCGTTAATCACTCATTGGGCATTCGAACTGACACTGGCCGTCCCGTGAAAGAGATTCTGGATCTTATCGAGGATCATCTCCGCAGTTTACGAAATGTCCATTTGGACATGCGTGATCTCCTGGCCGTTCGTCAGAAAGAGGGTCAGGACTATACCTCATTCTGCAATATAATTAGAGAACTCTCCGATTATGCAGATGCTTCCAAAGTCACAGAAGATCGTCTTCTAATTGCGCTCTTATTACAGGGTATGAGAAATGATTCTGACAAGGCCAAGATAATGGAACGGAATCCGAACACGTTCGATGAAGCCCGGAGATATATCCTTGAGTTGGAGACCGCTCGTAAAGGTGCTCGCGCTTTTAATCTTCAGCAAACCTCTCAGGCTATCAACAGTGTAGATCGGAGCGTCCATGTTACCAAATCTAATTACAAGAAAAATGGTGGCAAATTGGGCAAATGGCCGGAGAAGAAACCTCTAAAGAAGCTTGATTCAGAGGTATGTTCTCTTTGCGGTTCTTCCAGAAAACATTCTCGTGAGGATTGCCCCGCTGGGAAGACTTCTTGTCATGGTTGTGGTCGACTTGGACATTGGAAACCGGTTTGTCAACAAAAAGGGGACAAGAAAGCAAGCAGTATCCATCTTCGTATTGCATCGGCATCATCCCCGAACCATGGGAACCGGATCGATATCTTGGTATCACCTATTGGATCAAATGAGTCCACAAGCTTGCAATTCTGTGCTGATACCAGTGCCGATGTTGTCATCATGGGTATGAACCAATTCCGAAATTCGAATTTATGTCAGATGGTTCCCGTTGATTCTCATTTTGATAATACAAACATTTCTGGTGTTGATGGGCGtcctcttgatctttttggcACCTTCAAGATAGATTTGTCCGTGGACAGTATCCATCAAGCCCAGGACGTGACAGTCGTTGTCAGTCCCGATTTGGACGACGCATATTTGAGTTTGGATGTGTGTAGAGAGCTTGGAATTGTTGGTCTAGATTTTCCACATCCGAAAATATCCCATGTCGAGTCATGCCCTTCTCCAGATCCGGAACCACAT TTCTGCCTTTGA
- the LOC131891251 gene encoding uncharacterized protein K02A2.6-like (The sequence of the model RefSeq protein was modified relative to this genomic sequence to represent the inferred CDS: added 58 bases not found in genome assembly) — protein sequence MVSGDSSNVDRFLKDAETRYAIVELEALAIYWAIRKCRMFLAGLNHFTVITDHKPLKPIFNDQMLNSIENAKILSYRSRLSPYNFTGEWKCGKDHFIPDALSRAPISNPDDDEDDGAELDRSNLQVAVVRAREVDLTLENLSAHARECPEYCRLKSAVEGNSVVKSRSGYVTLFKKVANELSVDSDLVLRGSRIVVPPPAIKDVLNMLHSSHQGVERTKRRARQIVFWPGFSSDIANMVESCSECAYFRPSNQPEPLIQADHPSRPFEMVTADFFSYGGSDYLVLSCRFSGFPFIQKFTSSSTASSLIKELRDIFAVLGVPNVFRSDNATVFASSLTQDFFKQWGIVWRPSSPHHPQSNGHAESNVKSLKYLLPKCGGEWGSDEFVAGLMELRNTPRSDGLSPAQHLFGRPMRTQLPVHWRAFLSEFQLQSETVDSKRLKDDQVRKAYFDRTSRVRKKLSLGEHVLVQNPITRRWDKHAKVVDNRSPRRYLLQFPSGRLLERNLRFLRRAPHHGFVLGDDQSEDAVPRRKSQRERRLPDRLQA from the coding sequence ACGCTATTGTTGAATTGGAGGCCTTGGCTATATATTGGGCTATCCGAAAATGCAGAATGTTTTTGGCCGGTTTAAATCATTTTACTGTGATCACGGACCATAAACCGTTAAAACCGATTTTTAACGATCAGATGTTGAATTCCAtcgaaaatgccaagattctTAGTTACCGTTCACGTCTTTCCCCCTACAATTTTACAGGGGAATGGAAGTGCGGAAAGGATCACTTTATTCCCGACGCTCTTTCCCGTGCTCCGATATCGAATCCggacgacgatgaggacgaCGGTGCCGAGCTGGATCGGTCGAATCTTCAGGTGGCCGTAGTACGCGCCCGTGAGGTCGATCTCACTCTCGAGAATTTGTCTGCCCACGCCCGCGAATGTCCCGAGTACTGCCGATTGAAGTCCGCCGTGGAAGGAAATTCCGTGGTCAAGTCTCGATCCGGGTATGtgacactttttaagaagGTAGCCAACGAACTTTCAGTCGATAGCGACCTCGTCCTTCGAGGTTCCCGCATTGTCGTCCCTCCTCCTGCCATCAAGGACGTTTTAAATATGCTCCATTCAAGTCACCAAGGGGTTGAGCGTACTAAGAGGCGGGCCAGGCAGATTGTGTTCTGGCCGGGTTTCAGCTCTGACATAGCAAATATGGTGGAATCTTGTTCAGAATGCGCCTATTTTCGACCATCTAATCAACCCGAACCTCTTATTCAGGCCGATCATCCTTCACGGCCTTTCGAGATGGTTACAGCCGATTTTTTCAGTTATGGTGGGTCGGATTATCTGGTCTTGTCTTGTCGCTTTTCCGGGTTTCCATTCATCCAGAAGTTTACTTCTTCCTCAACCGCCTCGTCTTTAATCAAGGAACTTCGCGATATTTTCGCTGTACTTGGAGTTCCTAATGTCTTCAGGTCTGATAATGCAACCGTTTTTGCCTCGTCACTAacccaagattttttcaagcaatgggGCATCGTGTGGAGGCCATCGTCGCCTCATCACCCCCAATCGAATGGCCACGCAGAGTCAAATGTCAAGAGCTTGAAATATCTCCTGCCCAAGTGTGGAGGGGAGTGGGGATCGGATGAATTTGTGGCTGGACTAATGGAACTCCGGAACACACCTCGCTCCGACGGTTTGTCCCCTGCACAACATCTATTTGGTCGTCCCATGCGTACTCAATTGCCTGTCCATTGGAGAGCATTTCTCTCTGAATTCCAGCTTCAGTCCGAGACGGTGGACTCCAAGCGTCTTAAGGACGATCAAGTTCGAAAGGCCTATTTTGACCGGACAAGTCGGGTTCGAAAGAAGCTTTCGTTGGGCGAACACGTCCTGGTCCAAAATCCCATCACGCGTCGCTGGGACAAGCACGCCAAAGTTGTGGACAACCGATCTCCTCGACGATATCTCCTCCAATTTCCGTCGGGCCGCTTGTTGGAACGCAACCTTCGTTTTCTCCGTCGAGCTCCCCACcatggttttgttttgggagACGATCAATCTGAGGACGCCGTTCCCAGAAGGAAGAGTCAACGTGAACGACGTTTGCCGGATCGATTACAAGCTTGA